A single window of Anaerocolumna chitinilytica DNA harbors:
- a CDS encoding helix-turn-helix domain-containing protein, whose protein sequence is MGIYRLGDIIRMTRKSLSITQEQLCDGICSVETLSRVENGRQIPGKDVYELLMERLGRSRERAYSMLSISDYCIFEKMKLFSDYIERYDYFRAEKVLNLLKRSLGDSIMDKQFLMRGENIINYRLNRISAEEFLQGLEKSILLTIPQYGKISLSDWPLNYQETVLLLNISSALAQNNRYDKAIAILEEVSNFMRQSYVDEEQKIILQAKILSNLSKWYGLIKKHDKAIEIAMEGINFCKKYNLGNVLPNLLYSIVWNKEQLIRMGKLPLENKTECFKYLRQAYYIAGVMQQKLIQQFLLDHINKYYGSCKLLD, encoded by the coding sequence GTGGGAATATATCGATTAGGAGATATTATTCGAATGACCAGAAAATCTCTTTCAATTACACAGGAACAATTGTGTGATGGAATTTGCTCGGTAGAAACATTGTCCCGTGTTGAAAATGGAAGGCAGATTCCGGGTAAGGATGTTTATGAATTGCTTATGGAGCGTTTGGGACGCAGCCGGGAAAGAGCATATTCTATGCTTTCCATTTCAGATTATTGTATATTTGAGAAGATGAAACTGTTCTCTGATTACATAGAAAGGTACGATTATTTCAGGGCGGAGAAGGTATTAAATCTTTTAAAAAGGTCATTAGGAGATTCGATTATGGATAAGCAATTTTTAATGAGGGGAGAAAATATTATTAATTACCGACTAAATCGAATTAGTGCAGAAGAATTCCTGCAGGGATTGGAAAAGTCTATTTTGTTAACAATTCCCCAATATGGCAAAATTTCATTATCAGACTGGCCATTAAATTATCAAGAGACAGTTTTGCTGCTTAATATATCTTCTGCTCTTGCACAGAATAATCGATATGATAAAGCAATTGCAATACTTGAAGAAGTTAGTAATTTTATGAGGCAAAGTTATGTGGATGAGGAACAAAAAATAATCTTACAGGCAAAAATTTTAAGTAATCTCTCAAAATGGTATGGTTTGATTAAGAAGCACGATAAAGCAATTGAGATTGCCATGGAGGGTATAAATTTTTGTAAAAAGTATAATCTTGGTAATGTACTGCCCAATCTATTATATAGTATAGTATGGAATAAAGAGCAGCTAATTAGAATGGGCAAATTACCGCTTGAAAATAAGACAGAATGTTTTAAATATCTTAGACAAGCATATTATATTGCAGGTGTTATGCAGCAAAAGTTAATTCAACAATTTTTATTGGATCATATTAATAAATATTATGGAAGCTGCAAGTTGCTTGATTAA
- a CDS encoding helix-turn-helix domain-containing protein, with amino-acid sequence MIFNENETFKNKIGFAIQYFRQKNKLSQSALCKGVCSVSALSRIEAGEREADALLLEVLLERMGKTTDKFELILTDSDYVSFQKRQEIKRLIHNNDLVGAAEQLDLYQLINQAKGNVHKQFITRTESKINELKGGAIEKSIDLLTKAVTYTVPDFRTNGFNEYLLSSSELDIIIDIAIKYSFIGASAKAKDILFQILEYLDMRKYMEAMNNLYPKVSIILCRLLNQTIDFDKIIEICSKGLKKDKSNLKLEYKGELLLIKAQTREFMIKRENMQLKMVKEYLKYYLEAYYIFDICGNTTKTDYIKRYLKEENAWEYID; translated from the coding sequence ATGATTTTTAATGAGAATGAAACGTTTAAAAATAAAATTGGATTTGCAATTCAATATTTTCGCCAAAAAAATAAGTTATCACAAAGCGCTTTGTGTAAAGGGGTATGTTCTGTATCAGCTCTATCCAGGATTGAAGCGGGTGAACGGGAAGCTGATGCATTACTATTGGAAGTCCTGCTAGAGCGAATGGGTAAAACAACAGATAAATTTGAATTAATTTTAACAGATTCCGATTATGTATCATTTCAGAAGCGGCAGGAAATTAAACGTTTAATTCATAATAACGATTTAGTAGGAGCAGCCGAGCAGCTAGATTTATATCAGCTAATTAATCAGGCAAAAGGCAATGTACATAAACAATTTATAACTAGAACAGAGTCGAAAATAAATGAATTGAAAGGAGGAGCAATTGAAAAATCAATTGATCTATTAACAAAAGCTGTTACATATACTGTTCCGGATTTTAGAACAAATGGTTTCAACGAATATTTACTAAGCAGTTCGGAACTCGATATTATTATAGATATTGCAATAAAATACTCTTTTATTGGGGCATCAGCTAAGGCAAAGGATATATTGTTTCAAATACTAGAGTATTTGGATATGCGTAAATATATGGAAGCCATGAATAATCTATATCCAAAAGTGTCAATTATCTTGTGTAGGTTATTAAATCAGACAATTGATTTTGACAAAATTATCGAGATATGCTCGAAGGGTCTGAAAAAAGATAAAAGCAACCTGAAATTGGAGTATAAAGGTGAATTATTACTGATAAAAGCACAGACTAGGGAATTTATGATAAAGAGAGAAAACATGCAACTGAAAATGGTAAAGGAATATCTAAAATATTATCTTGAGGCATACTATATCTTTGATATATGTGGGAATACTACAAAAACTGATTATATTAAAAGATATTTAAAGGAGGAGAATGCGTGGGAATATATCGATTAG
- the hemW gene encoding radical SAM family heme chaperone HemW, producing the protein MKDTRNLGLYLHIPFCERKCLYCDFLSAAADTSTKDNYVEALMKEINSYKEMASKYSVKTIFIGGGTPTSLNADSIIRIMEKVKDTFLISCNAEITIEMNPGTIDREKLLAIRHSGINRISMGLQSADNKELKLLGRIHTYETFLENYSLARELGFDNINIDLMSSLPEQSLDKWMKTLEKVTDLNPEHISAYSLILEEGTPFYQKYSSIPIDEELDRQMYWETENYLKSKGYEHYEVSNYAKKAKECRHNNSYWVRENYLGLGLGASSMIENTRFRKEDNLKEYIKNAGNHVLTDKEIEKLSINQQMEEFMFLGLRLMEGVSKAVFERTFQIPMDNIYKEELERSIREELLQEKEGRVYLTNRGIDLSNTVMARFLLE; encoded by the coding sequence TTGAAAGACACGCGTAACTTAGGTTTATATCTGCATATTCCCTTTTGTGAAAGAAAATGTCTTTATTGTGATTTTCTTTCTGCCGCTGCTGATACTTCTACAAAAGATAATTATGTAGAGGCTCTCATGAAAGAAATTAACAGTTATAAAGAAATGGCATCGAAATATTCTGTTAAGACAATATTTATTGGTGGTGGTACACCCACAAGCCTGAATGCGGATAGCATTATTCGAATTATGGAAAAAGTAAAGGATACCTTCCTTATAAGCTGCAACGCAGAGATTACCATAGAAATGAATCCGGGGACAATAGACAGAGAGAAGCTCCTGGCCATCAGACATTCTGGCATCAATCGTATCAGCATGGGACTTCAGTCAGCTGATAATAAGGAGCTAAAGCTCCTTGGAAGGATTCATACCTATGAGACTTTTCTGGAAAACTATTCTCTTGCCAGAGAACTTGGGTTTGACAATATCAACATTGATCTAATGTCTTCCTTACCGGAGCAAAGCCTTGATAAATGGATGAAAACTTTAGAAAAGGTTACTGATTTGAATCCGGAACATATTTCTGCTTACAGCCTGATATTAGAAGAAGGAACACCTTTCTATCAAAAATATAGTTCCATTCCAATTGATGAAGAACTGGACAGACAAATGTATTGGGAAACAGAAAATTATCTAAAGAGCAAGGGATATGAACATTATGAAGTATCCAATTATGCAAAAAAGGCAAAAGAATGCAGACATAATAATTCTTACTGGGTGAGAGAGAATTATCTCGGACTTGGATTAGGTGCTTCCTCTATGATAGAGAATACCAGATTTCGAAAGGAAGATAACTTAAAAGAATATATAAAAAATGCAGGTAATCATGTTTTGACAGATAAAGAGATTGAGAAGCTTTCTATAAACCAACAGATGGAGGAATTTATGTTTTTAGGACTCCGGCTCATGGAAGGAGTCAGCAAAGCTGTATTTGAAAGGACATTTCAAATCCCAATGGATAATATCTATAAGGAAGAACTGGAACGTTCAATCCGCGAGGAACTACTGCAGGAGAAGGAAGGCAGAGTATATCTGACAAATAGGGGAATAGATTTAAGCAATACGGTAATGGCAAGATTTTTACTTGAATAA
- a CDS encoding sensor histidine kinase — MFYIGIGLGVFGILSIISLLLLLKAIRDVFKQMDEIEEQPEENRELKNPVTSRSLEKLLVRINRIYQSRQQERILLLRREKGIRREIENVSHDLRTPLTSIIGYLDLIQDKDTGEEEKREYLEIIGKRARGLKNLIDNFYELSRLEGENYPVTLTTVPLQPLIKEIILSFYREFEERGIQVAVKLEEVERITVADRLQLSRIIINLIQNATKYSRSFFEIEQVSKDGLCSIYFRNDHKGMKEEEMQLIFNRFYTGDTVRSNRSSGLGLTIAKILAEKQKAQIHASLEGDVFVIELQLNIL, encoded by the coding sequence ATGTTTTATATAGGTATTGGATTGGGTGTATTTGGCATCCTATCAATCATATCCCTTTTATTACTTCTAAAGGCAATCAGGGATGTCTTTAAGCAGATGGATGAGATAGAAGAACAGCCGGAAGAAAACAGAGAGTTAAAGAATCCTGTTACCAGCCGTAGTCTGGAGAAGCTTCTGGTACGTATCAATCGTATTTATCAATCCAGACAGCAGGAAAGAATCCTTTTATTAAGAAGGGAAAAAGGGATTCGCAGAGAGATTGAGAATGTTTCGCATGACCTGCGAACTCCTTTAACTTCCATTATTGGTTATCTGGATTTAATACAGGATAAAGATACGGGAGAAGAGGAGAAAAGAGAATATCTGGAGATAATAGGGAAGCGAGCAAGAGGATTAAAGAATCTAATAGACAACTTCTATGAACTCTCCCGCCTGGAAGGTGAGAATTATCCGGTAACACTGACAACAGTTCCGCTGCAGCCTCTTATAAAAGAGATAATACTATCTTTTTACCGGGAATTTGAAGAAAGAGGAATACAGGTAGCGGTTAAACTGGAGGAGGTAGAACGTATTACAGTAGCCGACCGGCTGCAGTTAAGCAGAATAATAATAAATTTGATACAGAATGCAACAAAATACAGCCGCAGTTTTTTCGAAATTGAACAAGTTAGTAAAGACGGACTCTGCAGTATTTATTTTCGTAATGACCATAAGGGCATGAAGGAAGAAGAAATGCAATTGATTTTTAACAGGTTCTATACCGGAGATACTGTACGAAGTAATCGGAGTTCCGGTCTGGGGCTTACAATAGCAAAAATATTGGCGGAAAAGCAAAAGGCACAAATTCATGCCTCCTTGGAGGGTGATGTATTTGTTATTGAATTGCAGTTGAACATTTTATGA
- a CDS encoding ABC transporter permease subunit yields the protein MKLYLRSEIYRIFHRMNSYVFIGICTALLISSNIVLAALKHVDKKFPYATTFYSIANLYTSFMAIFLLCVLIGIMIFGNEHGYHTMKNSLSYGISRKSIYFGKLIIEIIYGVAAFTLISSIHITAAYLLLEDSGPANLILFLRTVLYCLPLLLFSISATNCFIFLFESTGAAITAILSLLVVLPLISSLLGMKFEAIRRFADILPFNMIKNTQFDFDKLDFVFKGSVNTLSGYWISGIIQTAIVIIIGYCVFQKREIK from the coding sequence ATGAAATTATATTTAAGAAGTGAGATTTATCGTATATTCCATAGAATGAACTCCTATGTATTTATAGGAATATGTACAGCTTTGCTGATAAGTTCCAATATTGTTTTAGCTGCCCTAAAGCATGTGGATAAGAAATTCCCCTATGCCACAACTTTTTACTCCATAGCTAATCTATATACAAGTTTTATGGCGATATTTTTACTCTGTGTACTGATTGGTATTATGATATTTGGTAACGAGCATGGGTACCATACCATGAAAAACAGCTTATCCTATGGGATATCAAGGAAAAGTATTTATTTTGGAAAGTTGATAATAGAGATTATTTATGGTGTTGCTGCATTTACGTTAATTAGCAGTATCCATATAACGGCTGCCTACTTGCTGCTGGAGGATTCCGGCCCGGCTAATCTGATATTGTTTTTGAGAACAGTCCTGTACTGCCTGCCGTTGTTATTATTTTCCATCAGTGCTACGAATTGCTTTATCTTTCTTTTTGAAAGTACAGGTGCTGCTATTACGGCTATCTTAAGTTTGTTGGTGGTACTTCCTCTTATCTCTAGTCTTCTTGGCATGAAATTTGAAGCAATTCGAAGATTTGCGGATATTCTTCCTTTTAATATGATAAAAAATACACAGTTTGATTTTGATAAGCTGGATTTTGTATTTAAAGGAAGTGTAAACACATTGTCCGGTTACTGGATATCCGGAATAATACAAACGGCAATAGTTATTATCATAGGTTATTGTGTATTTCAAAAAAGAGAAATAAAATAA
- a CDS encoding ABC transporter ATP-binding protein → MEEGILEVRKLSKQYKNTKALDKVDLILKRGDIYGLVGKNGAGKTTLLRILTGQSFQTEGAISLFGENTEEGLRKGRKRVGAIIEEPGFYSYMTARQNLEYYRIQRGIPGKQCVQEALTEVGLADTGSKKFQDFSLGMKQRLGLALALMNKPEILLLDEPINGLDPFGIVEIRNLLLKLNQEKKITILISSHILAELSNLVTKYGFIDQGKLIKQLSGDELKEECSKYLEVKVDKAEHLAAILETRLGCHEYKVTSDYTLQIYEYLNQPEVISQLAIENGIGLNSIHLKEINLEDYFMQLLGGK, encoded by the coding sequence ATGGAAGAAGGAATTTTAGAAGTCAGAAAACTTTCAAAGCAGTATAAAAATACAAAGGCTTTGGATAAAGTGGATCTGATATTAAAGCGTGGAGATATCTACGGACTAGTAGGGAAGAATGGAGCAGGAAAAACTACCCTGCTGCGAATCCTGACAGGACAGTCCTTTCAAACGGAAGGAGCTATATCCTTGTTCGGGGAAAATACAGAGGAGGGCCTTAGAAAAGGAAGAAAACGGGTAGGAGCCATTATAGAAGAACCCGGATTTTATTCTTATATGACGGCCAGGCAAAATTTGGAGTATTACAGAATTCAAAGGGGCATACCGGGAAAACAGTGTGTACAGGAAGCGTTAACTGAAGTTGGGCTGGCAGACACGGGAAGTAAGAAGTTTCAAGACTTCTCACTTGGTATGAAGCAGAGGCTTGGTCTTGCTCTGGCTTTGATGAATAAGCCGGAAATACTGCTTTTGGATGAACCTATAAACGGACTGGACCCATTTGGTATAGTTGAAATCAGAAATCTTCTGCTGAAACTTAATCAGGAAAAGAAAATTACAATCTTGATATCAAGTCATATTCTGGCGGAACTTTCGAACCTTGTTACCAAATACGGCTTTATTGATCAGGGGAAGTTAATCAAACAGTTATCGGGAGATGAGTTAAAAGAAGAATGCAGTAAATATCTGGAGGTTAAGGTGGATAAGGCAGAACATCTGGCTGCCATTCTTGAGACCAGGTTAGGCTGTCATGAATATAAAGTTACCTCGGATTATACACTGCAAATTTATGAATATCTTAATCAACCAGAGGTAATCAGTCAGCTGGCCATAGAAAATGGGATAGGATTAAATTCAATTCATTTAAAAGAAATCAATCTGGAAGATTATTTTATGCAGTTGTTAGGAGGTAAATAA
- a CDS encoding response regulator transcription factor produces MEIKILVVEDDEDINLLIRRYLTKGNYTTAGAYSGTEAKLLLSMDAFDLIILDLMIPGMNGEELIKVIREKSEVPILVISAKSALEDKVRVLKSGADDYMTKPFEREEVMARVEALLRRSRLIPKQNMESKDLQLKNLVLKPSSREVFVKGNQVILTAYEFDILYLLMKHPDMVYSKEQLYQEVWSAGYYGEDNTINVHISNIRKKVKEFDDESYIRTVWGIGFKIDK; encoded by the coding sequence TTGGAAATAAAAATACTGGTAGTGGAAGATGATGAAGATATTAACCTGTTAATAAGAAGGTATCTGACTAAAGGAAATTATACCACGGCAGGGGCCTATTCCGGAACGGAAGCGAAACTTTTGCTTTCTATGGATGCCTTTGACCTGATAATATTAGATTTGATGATACCCGGTATGAACGGTGAGGAACTTATAAAGGTTATAAGGGAGAAATCCGAAGTGCCGATACTTGTAATATCAGCGAAAAGCGCATTGGAGGATAAGGTAAGGGTATTAAAGTCCGGTGCTGACGACTATATGACCAAACCCTTTGAACGGGAAGAGGTAATGGCGAGAGTAGAAGCACTCCTGCGAAGAAGCAGGCTTATACCAAAGCAGAATATGGAGAGCAAGGATTTACAATTAAAGAATCTGGTTTTAAAGCCTTCTTCAAGGGAAGTATTTGTAAAAGGAAATCAGGTGATTTTAACCGCCTATGAATTTGATATATTATACCTGCTTATGAAACATCCGGATATGGTTTACAGCAAGGAGCAATTATATCAGGAGGTCTGGAGCGCAGGCTACTATGGGGAAGATAATACCATTAATGTACATATCAGTAATATCAGAAAAAAAGTGAAAGAATTTGATGATGAAAGCTATATCAGAACGGTATGGGGAATCGGCTTCAAAATCGATAAATAG
- the lepA gene encoding translation elongation factor 4, protein MIDQSNIRNFCIIAHIDHGKSTLADRIIEKTGLLTSREMQAQVLDNMELERERGITIKAQAVRTVYKAKNGEEYIFNLIDTPGHVDFNYEVSRSLAACEGAILVVDAAQGIEAQTLANVYLALDHNLDIMPVINKIDLPSAEPERVKAEIEDVIGLEAEDAPLISAKMGINIEEVLEQIVTKISSPKGDVNAPLKALIFDSKYDSYKGVIIFCRIVEGRVTKGTSIKMMATGASADVVEIGTFGAGQFIPCEELTAGMVGYITASLKNVRDTRVGDTVTDKDRPCSEALPGYKKVNSMVYCGMYPADGAKYPDLRDALEKLQLNDAALQFEPETSAALGFGFRCGFLGLLHLEIIQERLEREYNLDIVTTAPGVVYKVHKTDGQILEITNPSNLPDPSEILFMEEPIVNAEIMVTTEFVGSIMTLCQERRGVYLGMEYMETTRALLKYELPLNEIIYDFFDALKSRSKGYASFDYEMKGYEQSELVKLDILINKEEVDALSFIVHGESAYERGRKMCEKLKEEIPRQLFEIPIQAAVGSKIIARETVKAMRKDVLAKCYGGDITRKKKLLEKQKEGKKRMRQVGNVEIPQSAFMSVLKLDED, encoded by the coding sequence ATGATTGATCAAAGCAATATTCGCAATTTTTGTATCATTGCTCATATAGATCACGGCAAATCAACGCTTGCGGATCGTATTATAGAAAAGACAGGGCTATTGACCAGCAGAGAAATGCAGGCACAGGTTCTGGATAACATGGAACTGGAAAGAGAACGAGGAATTACGATTAAAGCCCAGGCAGTAAGAACTGTCTATAAAGCTAAAAATGGTGAAGAATATATTTTTAATCTGATTGATACTCCTGGACACGTAGATTTTAACTATGAAGTATCAAGAAGTCTGGCTGCCTGTGAAGGCGCTATCCTGGTAGTAGACGCTGCCCAGGGAATTGAAGCCCAGACCCTTGCCAATGTTTATCTGGCATTGGATCATAACCTGGATATTATGCCGGTTATTAATAAGATAGATTTACCCAGTGCAGAGCCTGAGAGAGTAAAAGCAGAGATTGAAGATGTAATCGGTCTGGAAGCGGAGGATGCTCCTTTAATTTCCGCTAAGATGGGAATTAATATCGAAGAAGTGTTAGAGCAGATTGTAACGAAAATATCTTCTCCTAAGGGAGATGTAAATGCTCCCTTAAAAGCTTTGATTTTTGACTCAAAATACGATTCTTACAAAGGAGTAATTATATTCTGCCGTATCGTGGAAGGAAGAGTAACGAAAGGCACCAGCATTAAGATGATGGCTACCGGAGCCAGTGCGGATGTAGTTGAAATCGGTACTTTCGGAGCGGGACAGTTTATCCCTTGTGAAGAACTGACCGCCGGCATGGTTGGGTATATTACGGCCAGCTTAAAGAATGTACGGGATACCAGAGTCGGAGATACTGTTACTGACAAGGACAGGCCCTGTAGTGAAGCCCTGCCCGGCTATAAAAAAGTAAATTCCATGGTTTATTGCGGCATGTATCCGGCTGATGGTGCTAAGTACCCTGATTTAAGAGATGCCTTAGAGAAGCTGCAGTTAAATGATGCCGCCCTTCAGTTTGAGCCGGAGACCTCGGCAGCTTTAGGCTTTGGCTTCCGCTGTGGTTTTCTTGGTCTCTTGCACCTGGAGATTATCCAGGAAAGACTGGAAAGAGAGTATAACCTGGATATTGTAACCACCGCCCCAGGCGTAGTATATAAGGTGCATAAAACCGATGGACAGATATTAGAGATTACAAATCCTTCTAATCTTCCGGACCCTTCTGAGATCTTATTTATGGAAGAGCCTATCGTGAATGCGGAGATTATGGTGACGACAGAATTTGTAGGTTCCATAATGACTTTATGTCAGGAGCGAAGAGGCGTTTATTTAGGGATGGAATACATGGAGACTACCAGGGCACTCTTAAAATACGAGCTGCCTTTAAATGAAATTATTTATGATTTCTTTGATGCACTAAAATCCAGATCGAAAGGTTATGCATCCTTCGATTATGAGATGAAGGGCTATGAACAGTCCGAGCTTGTGAAGCTTGATATTCTTATTAATAAAGAAGAGGTGGATGCCCTATCCTTCATTGTACATGGGGAATCTGCCTATGAACGCGGAAGAAAAATGTGTGAAAAGCTGAAAGAAGAAATACCAAGACAATTATTTGAAATTCCGATTCAAGCCGCCGTGGGTAGTAAGATAATCGCCAGAGAAACGGTAAAGGCCATGCGAAAAGATGTACTGGCCAAGTGTTATGGCGGTGATATTACCCGTAAGAAAAAGCTTTTGGAGAAGCAAAAAGAAGGCAAGAAACGTATGCGTCAGGTAGGCAATGTAGAAATACCACAGAGTGCCTTTATGAGCGTACTGAAGCTGGATGAGGATTAA
- the spoIIP gene encoding stage II sporulation protein P, whose product MRRYRYKVERFFFMTLWTIILILSFTVLIKGINVLGNNSLAKSSVSLKEKFITVVSNYVLESHSPLLHYIEDTNGKDSGYAFSGIIHNFPINEYIARADTTEGRQYIENNPMLYTSKDSTLMGPQEYLNLIKQGAQRASASATNTEDTAEEASVPVESQGISNEMLPIDIINGEFYMEDEGTSNVDDYDKQAVTSPNGEHYTLDQLENIHFLYNNFYIIDGTTSVKDSLFDAKKMLNMDMSIKAKADKPQILIYHTHSQEAFADSKEGVESDTVVGVGTVLTDILEKDYGYNVIHDKTKYDMLGGYLDRNLAYNYAADGLNKLLKKYPTIEVVIDLHRDGGNKRVVTINGEKVANVMLFNGLSRNSKGEDISYLYNPNLQKNLAFSLQMQLKGRELFPGFMYKNYLKGFRFNLHLREKSLLAEVGTANNTVSEEKNSMKYLAKILNEVLSGKN is encoded by the coding sequence ATGAGAAGATATCGCTATAAGGTTGAAAGATTTTTCTTTATGACACTATGGACCATAATACTGATACTGAGTTTTACAGTACTAATTAAAGGAATTAACGTACTCGGCAATAACAGCCTGGCAAAATCAAGTGTGTCTCTGAAAGAAAAATTCATAACGGTTGTTTCAAATTACGTTCTGGAATCCCATAGCCCATTGTTACATTACATAGAAGATACCAATGGAAAAGACAGCGGATATGCCTTTAGCGGAATCATACATAACTTCCCAATCAATGAATACATAGCAAGAGCGGACACAACGGAAGGCAGGCAGTACATAGAAAATAATCCAATGCTCTACACCTCAAAGGACAGTACACTTATGGGGCCGCAAGAGTACTTAAACCTTATTAAACAAGGGGCTCAAAGAGCCAGTGCCAGTGCAACGAATACAGAGGATACAGCGGAGGAAGCTTCCGTACCAGTGGAATCTCAAGGAATAAGCAATGAGATGCTTCCCATTGATATTATAAACGGTGAGTTCTATATGGAAGATGAGGGAACCAGTAATGTTGATGATTACGATAAACAAGCGGTGACATCTCCAAACGGAGAACATTATACCTTAGACCAGTTGGAGAATATACACTTTCTGTATAACAATTTTTATATCATTGATGGTACAACATCTGTTAAGGACTCATTGTTTGATGCAAAAAAGATGTTAAATATGGATATGTCAATAAAAGCCAAAGCAGACAAGCCGCAAATCTTAATATACCATACACATTCCCAGGAGGCTTTTGCAGACAGCAAAGAAGGAGTTGAGTCTGACACAGTTGTAGGTGTCGGCACTGTATTAACTGATATACTGGAAAAAGATTATGGTTATAATGTTATTCATGATAAGACAAAGTATGATATGCTGGGAGGGTATTTAGACCGTAACCTGGCTTATAACTATGCAGCGGATGGGTTGAATAAACTTTTAAAAAAATATCCTACTATAGAGGTAGTAATAGACCTACACAGAGATGGAGGGAATAAGAGGGTTGTAACCATAAATGGGGAGAAAGTTGCCAATGTTATGCTTTTTAATGGTTTAAGCAGAAATTCAAAGGGTGAGGACATATCTTATCTCTATAATCCGAATCTGCAGAAGAATCTGGCTTTTAGTCTGCAGATGCAATTAAAGGGAAGAGAACTTTTTCCGGGATTTATGTATAAGAATTATCTGAAAGGCTTCCGTTTTAACTTGCATCTTCGTGAAAAATCTCTCCTGGCAGAAGTTGGAACTGCGAATAATACAGTATCAGAAGAGAAAAACTCTATGAAATACCTTGCTAAAATATTAAATGAGGTATTATCAGGAAAAAATTGA
- the gpr gene encoding GPR endopeptidase — protein sequence MGNLSMPRTDLALEIRETFPENDTQIQGVLLKEEYNKKRDIKVTTVTIKDDRGAKAMGKPIGTYITIESAKLDEKDESFQEPITKEVAKYIRQLAGDVKGKEILVAGLGNREVTPDALGPQVVDNLLVTRHLKEEYGEEFLERNKMGNISAIAPGVMAQTGMETSEILKGIIKETNPKLVVVIDALAARSVDRVNKTIQITDTGISPGSGVGNNRKELNKKSLGIDVIALGIPTVVDAATIVRDTMEHYMQGQDFSEQETNQFINEVGEHSIRNMFVTPKNIDEAIKQISYTVSEALNQSFV from the coding sequence ATGGGAAATTTGAGTATGCCAAGGACTGATTTGGCGTTGGAGATCAGAGAAACCTTTCCGGAGAATGATACCCAGATACAAGGAGTTTTATTAAAAGAAGAATACAATAAGAAAAGAGACATAAAAGTTACGACAGTTACCATTAAAGATGACAGAGGCGCAAAGGCAATGGGAAAGCCTATAGGAACCTATATTACGATAGAATCGGCAAAACTGGATGAGAAGGATGAGAGTTTTCAGGAACCGATTACAAAGGAGGTTGCCAAGTATATCAGACAATTAGCAGGAGATGTAAAAGGTAAAGAAATTCTAGTAGCAGGTCTTGGGAACAGAGAAGTAACACCGGATGCTCTTGGTCCTCAGGTAGTGGACAATCTTCTTGTCACAAGACATCTAAAGGAAGAGTACGGAGAAGAATTCCTGGAACGAAATAAAATGGGCAATATCAGTGCCATTGCTCCCGGTGTTATGGCCCAGACCGGAATGGAGACCAGTGAGATCTTAAAAGGAATTATTAAAGAAACAAATCCTAAATTAGTTGTTGTTATTGATGCATTGGCAGCAAGAAGTGTTGACAGGGTAAATAAGACCATACAGATAACGGATACGGGTATCAGCCCGGGCTCGGGAGTGGGAAATAACCGCAAGGAACTAAATAAGAAAAGCCTGGGAATTGATGTAATCGCTTTGGGGATACCAACAGTCGTAGATGCTGCCACTATTGTAAGGGATACCATGGAACATTATATGCAAGGACAGGACTTTTCGGAGCAGGAGACAAATCAATTTATCAATGAGGTGGGAGAGCATAGCATCCGTAATATGTTTGTGACACCGAAGAATATAGATGAAGCGATTAAACAAATCAGTTATACCGTTTCAGAGGCATTAAATCAAAGCTTTGTATAA
- the rpsT gene encoding 30S ribosomal protein S20, whose translation MANIKSAKKRILVNETKALRNKAIKSKVKTTIKKVDAAVAAGDKDLAKTSLLAAISEINKATSKGVYHKNTASRKVSRLSKAVNTLA comes from the coding sequence TTGGCTAACATTAAATCTGCTAAAAAACGTATTTTAGTTAATGAAACAAAGGCATTAAGAAATAAAGCTATTAAGTCTAAAGTTAAGACTACTATAAAGAAAGTAGATGCTGCCGTGGCTGCCGGTGACAAAGACCTTGCTAAGACAAGCTTACTTGCTGCAATTTCTGAGATCAATAAAGCAACATCCAAAGGCGTTTATCACAAGAATACTGCTTCAAGAAAAGTTTCCCGTTTAAGTAAAGCTGTTAATACTCTTGCTTAG